In Hippoglossus hippoglossus isolate fHipHip1 chromosome 15, fHipHip1.pri, whole genome shotgun sequence, the genomic stretch tgaattgaaaatgatcagtgtctgtaaataaagacgacgacgcgtctccacttcctccagaaatgaagctaaaatatctcagacacaaacgctgccatcttgtggtgatgatgtaatttgcagtcagagtctgtgctgttGGGATCGTGGGGTGGAGCCGTGGTAacgaggtcccgcccacacaccCACCTGACAAATCCATGGACAAATCATGattcagtctcagttgtcaatcatgacgccTGTACCgtcaaataaataattctaACCAGACTTTgaatcagtgagataagaacgatctgaaatgacagaaaccatctttaaacatttatttaaggtCTGCTTTGACTGTTTAgtgggtccatgtcccatctgctaacatggaggacgtgtatgacctgtactgcagccagacaccaggggggtCATGTTATTTTGATAATGGATCACATCACGTGCTCCGGAGATTCTCACGttatttgtgattttaaaggattaaatgtttattataaaaAGTTGTGATCTGATTGATAACAACAGTTAAAAGAAGCATCACTGAACCAAATGAATTcacttgtgtttctctgttggaAGCTGTTGGTTTACCTTCACCTCCCTGATCCTTCACTCACATTCAATCTGTACTTTCATCCACAAACAACCGAGAAACACCGCTCCCCTCCTCAACAGCCAGAAGTCCTTTCACAAGTCCGACAGCTTAACGTTTCTCTTCGTTTGTATCCAAGCAAAACCTCCATTTACCTTATTTCAAAGCTGTTAATAAATCACAATGAGACACTTTACAGTTCGGCTGGTGTATAATCCACCAAACAGCAGCTCTCGTTTTCAAATGTCGACTTTTCCAGAAACCAGTGGTTGGTGCTGGTCCCGCTCAGCGGGGTGGACCACTGTTAAGAACCGAGCACCGTCAACAGAGGAGCGCGGTGAAAGTAGAGGATTTACCCGCAGAAACGTCTGATTACTGGAGAAACGAAGCCGCCGAATGAACCAGGAGACTGAATTAAATCAGAATGAACCTTCAGATATATTCCGCTCTTTGTCTGCTGTGGTTGATGTCAAGAGAAATGTTAAATCCAGGTTTTATCAATGGGATTTCGCGGACCCTTCACTTACCTTCCAGAGGATGGGACGAAGCGGGACTTGCAGCTTTTACTGACCCGCGAAACCGTGAGAAGAACCGGGATGGAGTCGCTGAACCGGGCCGGTCAACCAGCGGCCAGATGTAACGCAGAGTAACGGTAACGAGGAGTAACGTTACATGCCGGTGAAGAagagcagcttctctctcttcctgtttctcttcttcttctctctcttcttcctgcttttcttcttcttctcttgttttttacGCGGTTTCTTGACATTAGTTTACGTTCTCCACGGTGACTGCGACTTCCGCATCGTTCCGGTGACGTCACGACGACGTATGGAAACGTCAGAGCGGAGACACCagaatgaatacacacacacacacacacgcacgcacgcacaggcacacgcacacacatacacacgcacaggcacatacacacatacacgcacacagacacacacacacacacacaggcacacaggcacagacacacacacagacaggcccagacacacacaggcacacacacacagacacaggcacagacacacacacacacacacacacacaggcacacaggcacagacacacacacagacaggcccagacacacacaggcacacacacacacagacacaggcacagacacacacacacacaggcccagacacaggcacagacacacacacaggcacacaggcacagacacaggcacagacacacacacacacaggcccagacacacacaggcacacacacacagacacaggcacagacacacacacacacacacacacaggcccagacacacacaggcacacacacacacacacacagacacaggcacagacacacacacacacaggcacagacacaggcacagacacacacacacacaggcccagacacacacaggcacacacacacacacacacacacagacacaggcacagacacacacacacacacacacacacacacacacacacacacacacaggcccagacacacacaggcacacacacacacacacacacacacccacccagaaacgcacacgcacgcacgcacacatacagacatacacacaaacatagacacacagagagagacacaaacacatacatcagtgtgaagaGTAAATTGTGAgcaggttcctctggttcctctggttcctcaggttcctctggttcctcaggttcctctggttcctctggttcctctggttcctcaggttcctctggttcctctggttcctctggttcctcaggttcctctggttcctcaggttcctcaggttcctctggttcctcaggttcctcaggttcctctggttcctcaggttcctctggttcctcaggttcctctggttcctctggttcctcaggttcctctggttcctctggttcctcaggttcctctggttcctctggttcctctggttcctcaggttcctctggttcctcaggttcctcaggttcctctggttcctctggttcctctggttcctcaggttcctcaggttcctctggttcctctggttcctcaggtccctcctgcagtgacacagactcaccacTGGACCGTTGAAGGAACGTCTCAACATGATTCTGTCCTGATCCTCACGTGACTCTGAGCTTTTCTTTGCTCCGGTACTTTCTCTCTCCAGGTCCGAGGATGTTCGACTTGTTCATTTGGGTTCGTGTTAATATGATCTGTAGTTTCATTGATAGGTTGACGTGCCTGGTGTCATCAGTCCagcctgcaggtggcgctgtgtgTCCATCATGGTGTGAATGTCAGTCTGTTGTTGATTATGTTCAGAGACTTTCTAATGATCCAGGTCACATGACAGTGACCTCATCAGGCTCCAGAATCCAGTAGAACCTCTGTAAACAATGTTGTGATGACATCATAAAGTTTAGAACATCTGGAATCATTGAGTCAAAGAGGTGATCACACATCACCATGACAACGACATTTAACGTGATTCCATaggaaggtttttatttgtcacatgttATTTTACTTATAatcaggtttttttatttttcatgttttttgacAGAAATTAGACATAAAACATCTGTGAGACGTGCTGCGTTCAGGAGcccacagagaagaggaaattcCAGTTTTGACAGAGGTGAAGAAGCAGATCAGTTCTTCAggtatctctctcacacacacacacacacacacacacacacacacactgtaaacacagcacAGATTTATCCTGACAATTAAAGTCTCTGCAGCCGACGTCTGTTAAAAGTCATAAAAcgaaaataaactgaaacaattcaaagaacaaaatataaattaatgaaaaatgtaaataagctaaaaaaacagacaaatgttaagaaataaaacacatttctttctgtGATTCATCTTCATGAcgaatttgtatttttatttaaaatggatttaaacTAATTTTTAAGGGATTTCTTGAATTATTTTAGTCTAACATTTTTCAGTAACTTTTCAAAAACGTGTTcgattgattattttattttttatttttttgaacgATGGTCGTTTCCTCCGGAAGTGAAACAACAGAGTCTGTGAACCAATCAGGCGCAGTCTGCACAGTGAAGTCCACCTGCGCAcagacctggacctggaccagaCCAGACCAGGGCCAAGACCAAGACCaagaccaggaccaggaccaggaccagacCAGGACCaagaccaggaccaggaccaggaccaaaTCAGACCAGGACCAGACCAGGACCAAATCAGACCAGGACCAAGACCAGAATCAGGACCAAATCGGACTAGGACCAAACaagaccaggaccaggaccacATGCTGCCCaatgtcagattttctttcttgccCATCACTCATTGGCTACGGgtggctcctcctcttccattgGCTGGCTGCCGAAGCCGCTGTCGACGGTGGCGTCTGAttggacagaaaacacaaacattgagAGCAGTTTATACGTGAATCTAACGACACGAGACTCGgactcttgtgtgttttctcatcacctgtgttgtgtttgtcgTCTCTCAGCTCGGAGCTTCTCAGCAGTTGGACTCCGTCGGACAAACCGAGCGACTGAAGGGCGTCGACGAGGCCGTCGAGTGGACCGCCCCccaactgcacacaaacacacaacgtcAGGACCATCTAAACAATCACGTCCGTCTGCAGGACGTCGTCTCTCAAAACTGAAACAACCTTGTGTGGTTCAGACCTTCAAACTTTTCGTTATAGAATATCACAAAttttaatagaaataaaatatatatatctaaatatatatatatacacctaaagaaaaaaacaatagtgcaattttgtgcaatagtgcaaatatgctaaggaGCTGGTTTAGTGGGTTAtggcagattggaggagtttaaaagtcttatgtcctgggggatgaaactgtctctgagcctggtgggggggggcccgatgctgcggtaccgtcggccagacggcagcaggcagaacagtttgtGGTTCGGGTGATAGAGGTCTTTGATGATCCGGTcggccttcttcctacaccgctggtggagaggtcctccatggatggtagctccaTCCTGGggatgtgctgggcagacttcaccaccctctgcagagccttacggttcagggcggtgcagctgccgtaccaggcggtgatgcagccagtcaggatgctctctatggtgcacctgtatCCTGGAgtccatgttgagcctccgcagcctgcggaggaagaagagccgctgtctggccgtcttcctgatggagtctgtgtggtgggtccaggtcaggtcatcactgatgtgaaccccaaggaacctgaagctgctgactcgctccaccgtagtcccgttgatggagagggggcgtgttctactccttgtctcttcctgtagtccacgatcagctccggaggttgttgtcctggcaccaagatgtcagggctctgacctcctctctgtaggccttctcatcgtcgccggtgatcaggccgatgacggtcgtgtcatcagcaaacttaatgatggtgttggagctgtgggcGGCCACGCAGTGATGCGTGAacagggaggacaggagaggactgagcacacagccctggggggcaccggtgttagagtcagggtggaggatgtggtgctgcctatccgcaccgcctgtggtctgcccgtcaggaagttcaggatcCACTCACGGAaggcgatgttgagcccaaggtctctgagcttggtgacgagcttcagaGGCACGATGgtgttgaatgctgaactgtagtcaatgaacagcattctcacatatgtgtccctctggtccaggtgggagagggcagtgtgaagggtgagggagatggcatctgcagtcgacctatctggcctgtaggcaaactgaagagggtccagagagtcagggagggaggaggtgatgaagggtttgactagccgctcaaaacacttcatgatggtggaggtgagtgctactgggcggtagtcgttcaggcagagggttttagttttcttgggaacagggacaatgatggtctccttgaaacatgcggggactacagactggagcacTGACAGGTTGAAgatgtctgtgaacacatctgccagctgatctgcacacaccttgagagctcggccaggaatgccatcaggtccaggtgccttgcgtgtgttgatccggttaagtgatctccacacatctgccctggatattactggggggcagcggtcctcctgggcctcttggatctccacagccggggagttgctctcaaagcataaaaggtgttcagatcctctgggagagatgcagacactacatcagcactgctggtctttgctttgtagtcagagatggttttgagtCCAGCCCACATGTCCCTTGTGTTGGAGCCCTCGTAGTGAGACTCCACCTTGTCCCTGTAATGTCTCTTGGCACTGCTAATAGCACTCCGGAGCGcgtacctggacttcctgtactcctccagaTCCCCTGAGATGTAGGCATCAGTCCGTGCTTTGAGTTTTGCATGGACGTCACCATtaatccagggcttctggtttgggAATGATCGTACAGTAATCCTGGGTACGACGTCATcgatgcatttgctgatgtCGCAGATGACCGCGTCCGTGTACGTGTTGATGTTGTCATCCTGGAACACGCACCACTCCGTCATGCTGAAGCAGTCCCGTAGAGCCGAGTCTGATTGGTCGGTCCACCGATGACTGGCCCGAGTCACCGGTCTGtcacgtttgagtttctgcctataggaaggcagcagcagaactgagacgtgaTCCGATTTGCCGAATGGGGGGCGGGGGAGGGCCTTATACGCATCCCGGAAGGGAGTGTAAACATGGTCGAGCGTGTTCGCACCACGTgtaggacagctgatgtgttggtgGTATCTCGGCAGGACTTTCCTCATGTTGGCGTTGTTCAAATCACCGGCCACAATAAACGCAGCCTCGGGCCGTGAGGTCTCTGTCCTGTCGATAACCGCATGCAGCTCGTCCAGTTCCTGATTCGTGTACAGCGGAATGTACACCGCTGTAATAACGACCGATGTAAACTCCCTCGGGATGTAATAAGGTCGGCATCTGATCATGAGGTGCTCCAGGTCCGGAGAACAGCCCGAAGAAATAATCTCCACATCTGAGCACCttgcatttgacaataaactcttgaatcttgaatcttgaaccGTTTATCTGACCTTCAACCTTGATGAACAAACATCGTTACCTTGTAGTGCTGCAGCAGGTGGTGGCACGGTGTCACACTGTCCTGGTACAGGTGCGTCAGCGTCATCATCCCCAGCTTCTCCGCCAGTTTCCTCCAGGGAACGTCTCCAACACTCAGCACCTCCACCAGCCGGGACAGCGTGTCCTCGTCCAGCCCCGAACAGTCCCGCTCTGCAGTGACACgttcaggaaataaaaatcatttattcacaaacacagacgtgttttaaatgttccagctgtaaaaataatatttcagtttgtctgaGTCAGTGAAAGCCTCACAgcagctgacctctgaccttcacaCTCATGTGACGAACCTTCACTGCTGCTTGATTTGATCCTCTTGCTGCCATGACGACCGGACGTTGGACTCTGTCTGGACGTTAACAGGTTCCTCACctgaggagacgaggagacaaGGGTGACAAGGTGACGAGGTGATGAGGTGACAAGGTGACAAGGTGACAAGGTGACGAGGTGATGAGGTGACAAGGTGACAAGGTGACAAGCTTTTCCAGaatctttgacaaaaaaaacagattaatttcaaattttatacaaagaagaaaaagaagaagaagaagaagaagagctcgTTACCCTTTGACATTTAGCGAGGTCTAGGGGGGTGTGTCCTGCTGGTCTCTTGCGAGGGTTGATTGGCTGAGAGGCGACGGCCTCCTGTTCTGTGATTGGTGCATCTtcgtctttgtcttcttcttctgacgaGTAGTTGAAAAAGAGCGGCTCGTCGTTCTCCATGTTCTTATCAGCTCCTGAAAAACAGTCGTGGTTAAATCACCGTTTGTTTGTCATCTGCAGTCGGTGTTTTCAGTCAGCGAGCGGCGTCTGACCTGCTGCGATGAGCATGGAGCAGAGCGTTGGCGAGCCCAGACCGGCCGCCAGGTGGAGCGGCGTGTTTCCTCCAAACGTGCAGGCGTTAACGTCGGCCTTcagctggaagagagagagagcgagtcaCTCCTCGGACCTCAGTCcgaccagcagggggcgtccTATAGgctgtatttatacaaaaaacaGTCCCTCCTGGAAGTAGTCATGACAACAGCTAATGGTAATTCAACCAATCCCTGCGAACTCtgagtgacatcacagtttTATCTAATCACTGCAACTTTTCCACAAATGGGACATCACTGACAAAGGTAAACATGGACGTGTGACTTTACCTCCGTGATGAGCGTGCACGCCACCTTGAACAGGTTTTCTCTGACGGCCAGGTGGAGGGCGCTGTTTCCACTCTTCTGCTCGGGTGCGTTGATCTTGGCTCCTCCCTCCACCAGCTGGCGGAGGCAGCGCTCGCCGTCCCTCCTCACTGCCAGGTGAAGGGGGTGGAGACCTGACAGATAAACAggaataaagttaaataaatattgatcgATTGATCGTAAAATTACAGCATTAACGTTGTGaacttttagttttattatctGTGGAGACGAGAACATTAAACGTAAACGACCAATCACAGACCACACAGAGCTCAGACTGGACACAATCTAGATTTCTGTTATGTATCGTGTTTAAACATGaattacaaactggttcttctcatgtagtgaatcctgttgttgtgttgatgtgttcagttccatcagcatctgttggacttgtgtcctgggagaggatcctcacatgggactgagctttattcactgatcactaagtttctatttgactctagttgagttaagaacagaggaagttgatcCTTGTTAATATCTATGAGACAAATAtcatgtgattggttgattgacgGCAACTAATGTATAATTTCCTTCTTGattattgataaaataaataataattctaaACCAATTTTTATAATAGTATAATAGTagattatttatattctgttcATCAATAATCAATTAACTTATTGTTTCAGCTCTTCATCAGACTGGAAATTATCattacttttttcattattatgattattagtagtagtaatattaTTCTACACAGTAACGTGTCCTGATGATTGGGGACAGGAACTGATCACATGATGAGTAACTACCAATACGGATCAATTCATCTCACCATGGAAGTCGGCGGTGTTGACCAGGTGGGTGTGGTGTTCCCCCATGTGagccagcagggggcggagTGTTGCGCTGTCTCCGGCCAGCGCGGCCAGGTGGAGCGGGCTGCGGCCGTCTTTGTCCACCAGGCTGAGGTCCGCCCCGGCCCGCAACAACACCTCCACCACCTTCACCTGCCGCGTGATGACGGCCAGGTGGAGCGGCGTCTGCAGGGGaggagtcagaggtcaggtgGGTCGGTTCAGGTTagagacaggtcagaggtcagaggggcGGGGCTACCTGTCGGAGGTGATTGGACACGTTGAGGACGTTTTGCTGTTGGCTGCTGAGCAGAGTGTGAATGAGCTGCTGAATCACACCTGTCTGCTGGTGGATGACGGCCAGGTGCAAaggactgtgggagaaaaagCAGGTGGAATTTTTTAACTCCTGATGTGATGGTGATGTCATCAGCCAGACAACAAAGTCAACACTCACGTGTCTCCGTTGCCGTCCTGGACACCACAGAGGTGTCTCTGGATAGCCAGGAGGACGCGGGCGTCCCCGGTGCTGCAGTACTGCAACAGGGCGGCGGCGGTCTGTCTGGCGCTCTGAGACGCTCGGCTGTGGAGCGCCGCAGCTGGAAACACGACGCACAGCGAAGGTCACGTGTTAACGAGCGAGGACACAcagagggtcacatgatcagaaTGTTACTGTAACTCACCAAtctgacagagctgctgctggagaggcGAACCTGTCGTCTGTCCGTCACTCTGGTGCTGGGCAACATCTGTctgaggggtggagcctgacatctgagcccctccccctccagtGAAGCCAGTGAAACCTCCGGTGAAgaaagctcctcctcctcctcctcctccgttcaTCTGCTGGTTGAACTGAAATCCTGCAGGAAACATCGTCAGGTTCACATCGTaataatgtagaaatatatgtatatatacaataatatgTATAAGATATACATACAGACATATATGTTACTTTGTgtagttagattactttgtgtAAAACATGTGATTCTCATTAGTGCTGATGTTTGGAAATCCCCTCCAACACTACTCAAAGTTTAAATTCCTCCGTCTGTCGTtcttacctcctcctcctcctcctcctccgaaacccccagctcctcctccacctcctcgccctcctcctctccaggaTTCATAGTGAGGCAGCGGTTTCTGCTTCTTCCTCAATACCTCTTCTTTATCTaagagagagaagacaagaaggagaggagaggaggagaggaaagaaggagaggagaggaaagaaggagaggagagaaaacgaggagaggaaagaaggagaggagagaaaatgaggagaggaaagaaggagaggaggaggagacaaagatgATAAATTGTCGTCTTTGGCCAAAACTTGTATTTTGTTGCTGCTCACTCAAAGTGTgatctgtgacctttgaccccaaaCAAAcaacttcctgtctctgctccCCGAGTGTCGACTGATCACCTGATCACCTGATCACCTGATCACCTGATCCATATGTCACTTTAGCGTCAGCACTCACCTTGGACATGTGGGATGTAGGTGAACTGTTTGGGGTCACTGCTGTCGCCggccttcttcctcttcagctgCAGGAAGACGGTGACGGGACGCTCGATCTCTGCGCTGTGATAGGGCGGAGTCTTGAACACGATGGCgtactgaggagagagaggagacgatCGACACTCATTTTCATTCTGAAGTTTAGCTTCACTATTTATTACAGATAATTTACATTGTTTATtagatattatattttatatattacaaattaaatgtaatcatTGTACTTGATTAGAAAGTACATGAACGTGCACTTTCtaatcaatttcatttttttcactgtCGATTGACAAGAAAAACACGAACCGATTcacttttactgtgaaaatcTGAGAAACTTCATGTTTGGCAGGTGGAAAAATGTCTgactatcaaaataaaagctggtaaataaaaaacaaaagcatttgaAATTAGAAACCAACTTCTTCAGTCTAGAAAACATGATGTCGttgttctgttcttttattctgCATGTTGTAGTTTTACAATGTTTTGTGTCTCACCGGATaaagacacactcacacacactcagacacactcacacacacactcacacacactcacacacatacatatacacacacacacacacacacactcagacacacacacacactcacacactcacacactcacaaactcagacacacactcacactcagacacactca encodes the following:
- the LOC117775755 gene encoding nuclear factor NF-kappa-B p100 subunit-like, encoding MAGALRMSEAQYINVYDNDLQLNLMPYDYIPPVDIKTEPYIPETAHGPYIQIIEEPKQRGFRFRYECEGPSHGGLPGASSEKNRRTYPTVKINNYVGHARVEVQLVTHTDPPRVHAHSLVGRHCTEKGTCTLDVGPNDLTASFSNLGILHVTKKGVVEILCKRLRDERRRHKGHTLTDVEESVCLKDAKDLGKVMDLNIVRLKFTAYLQDSNGGFTRALKPVVSNPIYDSKSPNASNLKISRMDKTCGSVLGGDEIFLLCDKVQKDDIEIRFYEEDDEGGWEAFGDFSPTDVHKQYAIVFKTPPYHSAEIERPVTVFLQLKRKKAGDSSDPKQFTYIPHVQDKEEVLRKKQKPLPHYESWRGGGRGGGGGAGGFGGGGGGGGFQFNQQMNGGGGGGGAFFTGGFTGFTGGGGAQMSGSTPQTDVAQHQSDGQTTGSPLQQQLCQIAAALHSRASQSARQTAAALLQYCSTGDARVLLAIQRHLCGVQDGNGDTPLHLAVIHQQTGVIQQLIHTLLSSQQQNVLNVSNHLRQTPLHLAVITRQVKVVEVLLRAGADLSLVDKDGRSPLHLAALAGDSATLRPLLAHMGEHHTHLVNTADFHGLHPLHLAVRRDGERCLRQLVEGGAKINAPEQKSGNSALHLAVRENLFKVACTLITELKADVNACTFGGNTPLHLAAGLGSPTLCSMLIAAGADKNMENDEPLFFNYSSEEEDKDEDAPITEQEAVASQPINPRKRPAGHTPLDLAKCQRVRNLLTSRQSPTSGRHGSKRIKSSSSEERDCSGLDEDTLSRLVEVLSVGDVPWRKLAEKLGMMTLTHLYQDSVTPCHHLLQHYKLGGGPLDGLVDALQSLGLSDGVQLLRSSELRDDKHNTDATVDSGFGSQPMEEEEPPVANE